The window TTTCAGTCCTCCTTGCCCAGAGATATGAATTTGATTTATTACACTCCTTGAATGTGATAATAGCCTTGGATTATGTAGTAAAGTGTCCTCATTTCTTAGAGAAAAATGGGTGAATATCATGATTTCTACTTCGACATTTCAGTGAAAATATGATGAAGCAAGGGTGGCAAGTGCTAACAATTTATACACTGGatgaaatattgttttaattgGGTGAAATATACATTGTTAAATCTAGATGATGTATGTTTATGatattgttctatttttctgtgtattttaaaagttttatttaaaaaacataaaaacaatacaaaaaaagcataaaacacaGTCACATGCATTCTCCATTTCATTCACTTCCAGGGTATTCTCCCAACAGAAATGATGTCTTAACTGAGAATTCTGGTAAGCCTCAAAGAAGCCCCAGCTCAGGATGGGGAAGGAATGTCTTGATGCTGTACCTAGTCAAAGAAAACCATGTACCCAGAGTCTTGATAATGATGAAAGCTGGACAACCCATGTCAGGACTGTTAGGCACAGTACAAGGAGAGCAGGAGCCCTAGGGGAATGACAGGAGGTGGCTAACACCAGCACTTATCTCCCCAGACCTCCCCTTCTGGGCCATCATCCTTATCTGCTTGGTGGGACTCCTGGTACTCATCACATGCCTGATCTGCTGCTTCCTGGTAAGTAAGGAGGGTTGCTTGTCTTTTTACTATTgggttgtaagagttctttatattttataaatatatgtccTTTGCTGGGaaaatgttttatgaatttttctCACAGTTTGTGTGGGTgtcttgctttttcctttttttaattgtttttttacagatttatttatttatttgagagagaaaaaatgaacaggcagaggggcagagggagagggagagagagaatcctcaagcagattccccacagagggcagagcctgatggggggatcgatcccaggaccctgagatcatgaccagagctgaaatcaagagttggcctcttaaccgattgagtcacccagtgccccttgctttttccttcttttaaacaACATAAGTCTTAGAGAAACATAAGTGAAAGTCATAATGAGATACTATGACACAtgaggatggctaaaattaaaaagattgactCTGACAAGTGGTGGTGAAGATGAGGACTACTGGAACTCTCAAATAGTGCTGGTGAGAAATAGCTTGGATGCATCTTTAAAGGTTACATATACCTACccagccattctactcctaggaattcatggaagagaaatataaaataaaataaaataaaataaaataatctatacaaagacttgtacacaaatgttcataataacttcataaaaactgaaaacaacccagagGTCCgtcaacaagtgaatggataaacaaaccatGGTCTAGCCCCACAAAGTAATActaattcagcaataaaaaagaataaattataaatgcatGCACTGACATGCATAAATCTCAAAATAGTCATATGGAGTGAAAGAAGCTGGATAACAATGAGTACATAATGTATGATCCTGCTTAAAGCAAATTGCAGAATACGAGCTAATCTACAGGTATATCAttcagatcagtggttgcctgggaacGAGAATGTGTTTGTAaatggcagggaaggaggaattACAAAGGAGCATGAGGACACTTTTGGGAATGACGAGCATTCcttgtcttgattgtggtgatggttcaCGAAGTTATAatcaaaacttatcaaatcaTTCGCTTTTCATGCATACAGGTCATTGTACAccagttatacctcaattaagCTAGAGGGTGCctgtgtggagggagagggagggagggagggagggagaggatatGAATGGGATATcagagaaaagagtagaaaaacagagctaaagggaaaagagaagagaaagagataaaagaggTACAAGACATGCATGAgagaaaatgaagtagaaaaggGTCGAGAGACACACAGGGGGCAGCAGGCATCTGTGGCTTTGGCCACCCCCATCCCTGTGGTCCCAGGCCATTCTCATGCTCTCTTCTTGCCCTCGCAGGTCACTGTCTGCCGGCGGAAGAAGAAGGGAAACTACGAGGTTCAGCAGCACAGCCTGGACTCTTACCTGCCACACCTGGACCTTGAGGAAGCTGCAGTGAGAGCTCTGTGTGAGGCTCCAACGGAGCTTGGCTAGAGCAGGAATAAACCACATTGGTCGGACACAGTCTCTGGGCCCTTCTTGACTTGGCCCCTGACTAGTTCACAGGGGACCAAGATGAAAGGTTTTCCCTTCCACTGAGTCCTGAAGGGCAACTGCAAGTCTGTGTTTTAGTTTCATGCCATTTCGTCCCTCAGAGGCACCAGAACTGGCAAGAGACCCAGACATTGTCAATCATGTAAAATCAACATCCCACCTCAGTGCGAGGTTTCTCTTCCTAGAAACCTTGGAGCACGCCTCCCCTTGGCTCTGTGCCAGCCACCACACCCATCTCCGTTCCTCCATATTTCCCCACCCACAAAGTTCCCCTAACACTGTCTCATTCTCTGAAGCTCAGGTTCACCAGGACTTCCAGACCAGTCTGCCTCAGTGGCTCCTCTCCCCTCATGGGTCCTCCAAGATGGGAAATAATCCAAGAAGAAATGAGTGAGTCAGGAATGACTCGGCAATCAACGTTGGGACTTGGAGCTGAAATCACTAGGTATCCAGGAAGCCTCAGTCCCAGAGAAATCCCAAGGCTTGAGAGACTTAGTGTCTgcttttgatataaaaataaataacactcagtgggaaagaaaaaatctgaGGAAAAAGCTAGATagtctttcttcatctttctctgcACTGACTCCAGCTAGACAGAGCAGGGTCTCCCCAGCAAGCAGCCCCAGATGAGCCAGGCACGAGGCAAGCTGTGCTGTCCTGCTTTGGGTTTGCAGGAATAGTTGGCATGACCTCTACACATTTTGCAGACGACCACAGCTGAAGACACCCAAGGGCAGAGAATTCACAGCAATGCCACCCATTCAGACTTACTTGGTGTGAGCGTCACATCCTCAGTCTTAAGCAGTCATTCTCTGAGAATGCCTTCTCTGGAAATTATAATAACGATAACAAGAGCTATCATTATTGATGCCTTAATATCTACTAAGCAACATGAGTGGCAAACTTTCCCAGCCACGTTCTCAATCTCTAGCCTCTGTGTGCATTGTGTCAGTTACACTCACTATCCTTGAGAGCtgcattcccattttatagctaaTGATATGGAGGCTCAGAAATACTAAAtaaccaggaaggaaaaaaattactaagaacCTAAATTAAACACCTCACCACACTATCtgtcaaagaaaaagataaaaacacttTCTGAAATATGGACAGACTCAACATTGACCTGCCAAAGGCCTTCAGTCAAAGAACCAGTCAAGGATGTACATCAGGAAGCATAAATGTGACCACAGAAAAGTGTAACAGGAgtcatgaggaaaagaaaaaattcagtgtATCTAAATCAGAATTAGTTTTAAAACGAGATGTTAAAACACATTCTAAAATTCCAGATGAGTACTTCCTGGAAGAATAGAGGAGAGaagattcaattttaaaataacccaTTTTTAGGAAAGATAGAAATactacaaatattattattttttaataactcatTCTCAGAAACTGATGAATCCATGAGACAAAAGTTAAGTAATGATGAAAAGGATTTGAATATTACCACAGGTTGCTCAAGCAAATTGACAATTAAATCCCAATGAGCAGTAGCTCAGTGATAGATTAATGATGCTGAAAAGAGTCTCTCTTGACATCATGATCCCCAAAATGGCACATCAGTTTTCATGAATCAAATTTCCAACAtatagagatattttaaaaagtgagaagtCTGGTATTTCCTTGTACTGAACTCTGAATTAACATgcaacaaagaacagaaaaatagagaCCTACAAACAGGTATCTTCtttgagaacattaaaaaaaatattatgttggATTCTGTTGGAATATTAACACTAAAAGAACAGTCCATTTCGACCAGGCATGTTTTACCCTGACTGTGAGGGCAGAACACTAAATAATCGCATGACTTTGATCACTCTCTGTtgactttaaaatacaaataacataccAAGTAAGGGAAGATAACAGTACCTCATGGAAAGGAAagatctcttttctcttctcGCCTGAAACCCAATCTTGCAGTTGAAAAAGATCACTGTCTCTATTGTCTATGtcacacaaaataatttaatacaaGAAAAGTACTGGTACATATTAAAGTTTTGAGGGCTCGGAGCACGAAGACACCATGGACACTGCAAAGAGACATTAATAAAGTGCCCTGCGCCATTTCATCTGCCCtagcttctctttttttcatggtGTTTTTCAGGATGTCCTTGTTGGCCCCTCATTATCTCTGCCTCTCTAGCAAGTCTGTCTACAGCCAGTGCTGTGGCCAGcctttctcttgctgtcttcactttcctttcctgtttcctgATATCTTCCTCAGTCACCAGAAATTGTTTGCACAGGAGCTGTGGGATACCCAGATCAACTCCTGAAGACCCAGCAGGGATGGGCATGGGGCTGGAGTTCAGACTACCTGCAAGAACACCTGGCAGATATTCACCTGTGCACCTAGGTTCAAGTTTTTGCAAGGCTTTGGCAAGATCCAAAGTGCTTAACGGTTCCCCTGTGCTGCTGCAGGCCTGGAGACCTTGTAGCCTCTTCTGCCAGCACACCTGTTGGGGCTTGTCCAGGGTTTCCTCCCAGTGATGGCATCTGACCTCATTACCAGGATGGGATGTAATTCTAGTAACTGGCCTCTTGAATATGTAACTGGACATCCTCAAAGGGATTGAGACACTTAAGCAAGACTTTGGTTTGGATTGGTTTCCACAATCATGTTGCTTCCTCTTTAGAGTCTTGACCATCATACTTCTTTTGCTTTTAccctataaaaataaatcatgagatTGGTTTAAAATTggtttaaaatggtttaaaaggTTGCCTCCTTAGGAGCATGGTATCGGTTATCTTGTACTTCCACCTTCCTTCTCTACCTCTGGGGATAGATCTGACCTGTGTCCTGGGATGTCATCAAATAGACTTGGATCAAAACCAGAAAGTTCAAGGTCAAAATTCAGGACCTACTCCAGATCATTTCTCCTTCACCATCTTGTAAGATCCTCTCTTTTATGATTTATTCTCACTTGTCCTTGTCACTCTCAACCATACAATTCCTGGTCTTCCCCCCTACCCCTGGACACACAGTGCCCAGTCTTTTTCTAAATCCCCAGCCCCACCATCCTTCTGTGTTAGGTGACTATTCATTTGGTCGACCTGTTGACCACTTGGCTTTTAGAACTTAAACCAATAGTGAAATTATCATCTGCCCTGTTCTTAGCAACTCACTCCCATATCCCAGACATTTACATCAACCAACAATGTCATggtaaaaaataattcagaaaacatATTCACCCACCACAAATTCCTGATTTTCAGTTTTCACTCAAACACTTATACAACAGTTACCTGTCCCTCAAGATTGGAAGTGGTGCCAGATCACCATATCCTCACCTTACTTTCTCTCCTATTCCTACCAATCCTGGATTCCATGGTCTATGATCTCAATAATTCCCTTGGAATAATTCAGAATTCCTTAACACTTATCATATCTGCCTTGTAAAATTTCAAATCTGGAAGACCCTCATTATCCACCATGCCATAGCTACTGCTAGTCTTTGGTACCACTATAAATCCAAAATCATCTGCATCCACTGCAAAACATCCATAATGCCtggaaattttactttattttttatgtgttggCATATTTATTCCTTGGCTTTTCACAAAGCTTCCCTACTTTTTACTGCATACATATCCAAGATCCCTTAACTTGCCTGATATTTCACAGAGAAATGGTTCTTTCCACTCCTTCCCTTTCGTTGTGGATCACTGAGAAAAAGTCATCTACATCCTGTGCCTCTGGGGCCTCATCTTCAAGCCTCCTCAGACCACCCCACTCTTCCATCTGCCCTCACCATTCTGTGGGTGCTTCCTTGATAAGGTCACAATGACTCCTTTGTTACTAGACCCAGTAGGAACTTTTCAGTATTCATATGACAAGATCTTTAAGTGGAAAACTTACAGATATGTTTGCAACAACTTAGATATGTGAACCCTATTTTACATCTGTGAATAGTGTACAATCTAAATACAAAGCAGATACATCCGACAAAATTCAACTTACAAAATGAGACTGTGTTGTAAGTGGAAAGTGCTGGATTTCTGATactcagcacacacacaaaaatgtaaacTATCTCTATTAATTTTTACATTGATTGCATGCACAGGTAAAAATATCTTggttataatgttttaaaatatattactaaaattcatttcatatgtttgtttttatctttttaaaggcggctactaaatttaaaaaattccatattATAGAGTGCTTAGTGGTCCTACTGACAGCACTGATCAAGCCGTGTGTAAAAATAAAGCCCAGAGCAAAACGTCTGGGAAAAATTTTCCCAAGGAGAGGGTCTACCTCCACCCCATAGCAAGATGcagcatgtacacacacacacacacacacacacacacacacacactcacacacatggtAGATGTCCCAGAGTACCACCATTACTTCTCAAACGCCATGAGGTTGCACTCCCACAGAGTCCAAACTGGACTTGATCTCAAGAGAGAAGTCAGAAGTCCATATAATTTACCATTTAGGGAGAGCCAAACCAGAGActatgcataaaaatattttgtgggtTGCCCATCATCGGCTTCTATTATAAATTCaatttgtttgggaaactcttccAGGGagggtcattttaaaaatacacagtaaaTGTAAATAACAATCACTCTAGCCAATAAATGAAATTGAGAGGATAGAACACAAATATTATCATTATCAAATCACTACTGGATTTGTGAGTCAGTCAGGGAACAGATGAGATTGGATTAATTAGGTGACTCTAATTGCACGGCCATAATATTGATCATATTACGCTAGGACTTCTGAAACATGGCAGCCCTCCCAACTACTTAGCCACCAAGGCCCACCAACCAGACAGGTTGTTGCTGGCAAATCCCCTCTGACAACACCTGGAGGATTTTCCCCAACATCCCACTCTGCCACTGCATTCTTCTACCTGCTACAGGccaaggaaatattttctccaaggttcatgctctgtgtgtgtgtgtgtgccaagCTCTGGGGGTGACCCTTCTCTCCCAGATGAAGAGAAGGATTGAGGTGCAAGCCCTGGGATTGGACAAGAACTAAGATTTGCtgacacagaagagagaatctATAGTGTGCAGGGTCAGCAGAGTCCAAGAAGCCCCAGTGATTCCTGGATAGAATCAGAGAAGAGGATGTCAGACAGAGCAGGTATGTTTGGGTGTGATTTTGCTTGGGAATATCAGGAGGACGTGCGTAACATAGGTAATGCAttcataaatgtttttcattCATATATCCATCCTTTGTTATGGAGTACTTTCTACATACATTAAGGCACTAGTTCTTGCCCTCTGGAATTTACAAAGTCAGTGCCAGAcgaatttataaattttatttataatatacagaTACAGCACTTCAGGTATGTTAGGTGTTCCAAGCATTTTTCAAACATTAACCCCTTTAATAACTCTCCATGACCTTACAAAGTAGGTATTCTTGTTATTATGCCAATGACAGAtggaggaactgaggcacagacaaggtaagtaacttgcccaaggtcaaatatCTAGTAAATGATAGAGCTGGAACCCAGGCCTGTTTTGAGTGGTATTCTGTGCTATGTCCCCTTCCTGTAATTCTCATTTCTGAGTTTATTCATCATATACATGTGTCACCAACCCCCAGGTGTTACAGATATAATCTCATGTACACCTGGTGATGTCAAAAGGAAGTGGTTACTAGCATGAACCCCAATGTGCAGGTTGGGAGAGTGGAGAGGCTCCCAGTGGCACAAAGGCTTTTCCAGGACAGGGAactgacagagaaaaaaagaggactgaACTCAGCTCTGTCCCCTCCAAGCTGGGACCCTGGTTACATTCCCAGCGTGTGGTGTGGCGAGCTGTGGTGGATATTTGTGTACAGTTATGGAGATAACACAGCCAAGTAGGGTAAGCAGTCAATGGTCTAGTGGAGGCTTTGGGTAGGTTTCAGTGAAGGAAGGGGCCCAGGAAATGGAATCTTGAAGAAGCAACCTCATTTCCTTGGTGACAGAACCCAACAGAATTCTGGTCATCAGGCACCCACATTCTAGAGACAGCCCCTCATCCAGTTCACTTGACCAGAGATGCTCAACAGAGTAACATGTATGTGGTCCCGTCATTTCCCACTTTCCAAGGCTCTGGCCTCAGGAGAGCCAAGAGTGAGAACTTTATCAGTCACTGTAGACACTGGCTCAGCCCTTATTTCTAACACCTCTGGCCATTCGGCACAGGGTACCCTAAGGTAACACAAGGCAGCCCAGGACAGGTCAGTCCAGGCCAGGCCACAACTGTGATCCCACCAGGGCAGCCCCACACCCTTTACCCCTtcctgtgtgtggtggggggataAGGCAGGAAATGAGGTGGGGTGTCTTCCTGGGCAGGAGCAAGTTGTTAGGTGTGGGAAACCTGGCAATCTGTCATGTCCATAGCGCAGCTCATGGCTAGCAGGATGGAAATGTAAGTTCTGGTACCAAGGACCTCTGCCCACATCCCAAACCTCAAGGTGTCAtcttgttccctctctggctggagATCTATGCAGATGCTCCTCTGTGCTGGATCTTGGGAGCAGAACTGGGGGTCCACATTTCCTCCTGTGGTGTTGTCCAAGCAGACCCCTGAAGCCTCCTCTCCAGTTACTCTTTAAGAGTTTTTCAGATTTAAATGGGCCCCAGGGGAAATAGGCATTCAGGTTTTATCTCTTAAGTCTCATCAC of the Halichoerus grypus chromosome 1, mHalGry1.hap1.1, whole genome shotgun sequence genome contains:
- the MBD3L1 gene encoding methyl-CpG-binding domain protein 3-like 1, with protein sequence MVKTLKRKQHDCGNQSKPKSCLSVSIPLRMSSYIFKRPVTRITSHPGNEVRCHHWEETLDKPQQVCWQKRLQGLQACSSTGEPLSTLDLAKALQKLEPRCTGEYLPGVLAGSLNSSPMPIPAGSSGVDLGIPQLLCKQFLVTEEDIRKQERKVKTARERLATALAVDRLAREAEIMRGQQGHPEKHHEKKRS